GTTAACGTTAAAGGAAAAAACTCCGGAGAAAATACCGGAGCAAAAAATTGCAGCGGTAAAGCCTGTAATTTTGAAGTCTAAAAAAGCCGGTCATCCTTCCCTGATATATAAAAAATATGACAATAAAGTCCAGGATTTTTATGGTGATACCCGTATTGTTCTTTTGACCAGGGATTCATACTGGCTTTTTGCATATTGGGAAGTATCGCTTCCCCGAATAGAAGAAGCACAAAAAGAACTTGGACAGGAGTTCTACTCTGCAAGATCAATACTCCGTGTTTATGAAGTTACAAATATAGATTTTAACGGGAACAATGCCCATGGATATTTTGATATTACTCTTGAAAATCTTGTAATAAGCTACTATTTGAAGGTTTATGCTCCGGAAAAATCCTGGGTTGTTGATATTGGTGTTCTAGCGCCTTCGGGGAGGTTCTTTACGCTTGCAAGATCCAATGCTATGTCAACCCCTGCAGATAGTATGTCTAACTTTGACTATGAAGAGTGGATGGATTCTTCGGAAGCCTGGAAGATGTATATTGCAAAAGCAAGCAGGGGAAAGGGCGAAAGTGAAGCGCTGTACGGTGGAGAGTTCCGGCCAAATGACGCTACTTCCGGTTCCGGCGGCGTAAGCAGTTTGTCCAGTTCCGTAAAATATGAAAAAAAACCTTCGGCATTTTGGATGAGAGTAGGGACGGAACTGATAGTTTACGGAGCCACAGAGCCGGATGCGAAAGTCACCATTAATAATACAGCGGTTGTTTTAAATCAAGACGGGAGTTTTTCTGCGAGATTTGCGCTTATAGACGGTATCCATGCTCTTGATATAGTCGGCAATTCGGCAGACGGAAAATATAAAAAGTCATTTAAGATAACAGTAACACAAGATACAAAGAAGGTGGAATAATGCCTAAAGGATACTTAGCTTTAGTACTCCATGCTCACCTGCCTTATATCAGGCATCCTGAACATGATGATTTCCTCGAAGAGGATTGGTTTTACGAAGCTGTGTTTGAAACATATATCCCTCTTCTCCTCGTTTACGAACGGCTTGTAGAAGATAATGTTGACTTTCGGGTCACTATGTCTTTGACCCCTCCGCTTATTAATATGCTTGCAGACCCACTGCTTCAAGACAGAGCGCTTCATCATATAGAAAAACTCATAGAACTTTCAGAAAAAGAAATAAGACGTACGGAGTTCGAGCCTCATTTTAATCATGTGGCAAAAATGTATAGCTGGAAATTTAACGAATACCGTGCCTACTTTTTAAAATACAATAAAAATATTGTTAATTGGTTTAAAAAATTCTCTGATCTGGGCAAGCTTGAAATAATTACCTGCGGAGCCACTCACGGTTATCTTCCGTTACTCAGTGTAAATGAAAAAGCAGTGCGTGCCCAGATAAAAGTTGCTGTGGATTGTCATAAAAAACATATCGGAAAACAGCCTAACGGGATTTGGCTGCCTGAATGCGCTTATTACCCGGGTATCGAAAAGATCCTTAAGGAAAACGGAATAAACTTCTTTTTTGTCGACTCTCATGGTGTAAACTACGCAAAACCCAGACCGAAATACGGTATCTTTGCACCTGTCTTTACAAGAAGCGGTACAGCTGCGTTTGCGAGGGATGTAGAGTCTTCAAAACAGGTGTGGAGTGCGAAGGAAGGTTATCCCGGGGATTTTTACTATAGAGAGTTTTACCGGGATGTCGGTTTTGATTTGGATTATGAATATATAAAACCGTATATTAATGAAGATGGGCTGCGTACCTTTACCGGTATGAAATACTACAGGATTACCGGTGCCTCGGATTACAAAGAAGCGTATGATCCCTGGATTGCCGACCATAAAGCGGCGGAGCATGCCGGTAATTTTGTTTTTAACCGCGAAAAACAGGTGGAACATCTTGCCTCGAAAATGGACAGAAAGCCGATAATTGTTGCGCCTTATGATGCAGAGCTTTACGGCCATTGGTGGTATGAGGGCCCTCAGTTTTTAAATTTCTTTTTTAGAAAAGTTTATCATGATCAGGATGTCTTTAAAACAATTACTCCGAGCGAGTACCTTAAGGAATACCCGAAAAATCAGGTTTGCTCTCCCTGTGAGTCCAGCTGGGGTTATAAAGGCAGTCATGAAGTATGGCTGGAAGGCGGAAATGACTGGATTTACAGGCATCTCCATAAAGCCGCTGACAGAATGTGCGAGATGGCGGCGAAGTTACCCGATGCCGAAGGAATATTAAAGCGAGCTCTGAATCAGATGGCAAGAGAACTTTTACTTATGCAAGCCTCCGACTGGGCTTTTATTATGAAGACCAGAACGAATGTAGGCTATGCCGTGAACGCCACCAAAGACCACCTGTCAAGGTTTACCAAACTCTATGAGGACATAAACAGCAACTCCATAGACCTTCCCTGGCTTAACTGGATGGAATATAAAGATAATATCTTCCCCGAAATAGACTATAAAGTATACCTTTAGTCGAATTTTTCCATGTTTTCTGTTATTCTGTGACAGCCTGTCAGTTTTTCATACAGCACCGGTTTTGTATTTCCCTTAATAAAAAGTAGCACCCTTCATACTTTGGATTCTTGGACATGTACCCGAAAGTATTGAGTGGTACATGGTCGGGTATTTGCTTGACATGTAAGTGAATTCTTAATATAATTTAGTTGATATAAAAGAAACTTTAATCCAAAAGGAGCGGTTTTATGGCGAATGAAACTATTTTTAAGAGGTATGAAGGAAATCCGATAATAAAGCCGGAGGATGTTGCCGGCGCGAACAGTATTTTCAACAGCGCAGTAGTGAAGTTTGGTAAAGGTTATGCGGGAGTTTTTCGTGTTGACACCACCCGGTTATTTAGCGAACTTCATACGGGCTTCAGTGAGGATGCTATTAACTGGGAGATAAATGAGAAACAAATAGATATGAAAGGGGATACTTCTGAAAATTATAAAACTGCATCCTGCTATGACCCGAGAGTTGTTGAGATTGACGGGACTTATTATACTACATGGTGTTATTATCCGGCTGGTATTTCCTGTCATATAGGTATTGCGAAGACCAGAGACTTTAAAAAGTTTACACAGATTACTCAGATTATGCTTCCGTATAACAGAAATGCTGTACTATTTCCTTCGAAAGTAAACGGTAAATTTGCCTGCCTGAACAGGCCTTCTGATCCGTTTCATACTACTTTTGGAGAAGTATTTTACTGCGAGAGCGAAGATCTTATACATTGGGGTAATCATAAATTTGTTTTTGGTGCTACTTCGGGCTGGCAGAGATCTAAAGTCGGCCCCGGTCCTGCCCCGATAAGGATAAAAGAAGGATGGCTTTTAATATATCATGGAGTACGTATTACCTGCAGCGGTTATATATATTGCATGGGTGGCGCCATCCTGGACGGCAACAAGCCGTGGAAGACTCTATACCGCTGTAAAGAATACCTTCTTGCGCCTGCGACTCCCTATGAAATGATAGGTGATGTTCCGAACGTAGTATTTCCGACCGCTCTTTTGCATGATAAAAAGACCAATAAAATAAGCGTTTATTACGGTTGTGCAGATACTGTCGTAGGTCTTGCCACAGCTGATATGGGCGAGCTTGTAAGATTCATTAAGAAAAATAGCTAATGAATGAGAATTTTAAATATCAGAAGAGGAAATTTAACAGTGGTGTGTTTTTAAAATTAGGCTTTATCAGTGAAAGCCGATAGTTCTATTAGATATCTGTAAACCATTCATGATTTAGATTCATAGCTCTGTATCAGAAAATATTTAGTGGTACGAGGTCTGTGGAATATTTTAAAGTATAGGAAAGTATAAAAGATATTTTACGAGAACTGATTAGGATTTAGTGCAGACTTTATCAGCGGAATCCAAAAGCTTTGTAATCAGTGGAATCTTTTCCAACGGAGGAGTTAATGGCCAGTGTAAAATATTTTGATTCGCATTTTCATGTGTGGGACGGGAATAAAGGGAAAATAGGGCAGTTTATTGAAAAAGGACAGGTGGACGGAATGAATCTTATTCTTGCCGCTCCTGATGCTAAAGACATTGAAGGGCTAAATGAAGATGCTTTTACTTTGAAAAAAAAATATGGCAAAAGGATTCAGCTGGCCTACTGGGTAAATCCGCTTGAAAAAGGCTCTATTAAAACGACCGAACGTTTTTTTAAAAAGCATCCGGAGATTACCGGAATAAAAATACATCCTTGTCATTATAAACCGTTTGAGGTCTCGGAAAAAATAGTGGGACCTATCCTTGATTTTGCGAAGGAAAGGGATTTGTATGTTATAACCCATACACAGCCGACCCGAGGGCAAAGTGCTATTGCTTTTCGGGGTGTTTTGGGAAAACGTCAAAATTTAAGATTTATTCTGGGGCATGGTTCGACTATTGAAGAAAGTGTTTATATGGCCGGTGCTTTTAAAAACTGTTACATTGAACCCTCCTGGCTGGGTTTTTTCTCCTTGCTGTTTGAAATGGCCGAGAGAGTGGGCGGTTTTAATAAATTATTAGTAGGTACAGACGGACCGATATGGTTTTCCGGTTGTAATCTTGAACCGTTTGAAGACACTATTCAGCTTGCCAGAAAATACCTGCCTTCAATGAAAGAAGTAAAGATGTTCTGCTATGATAATGCGGCGTCATTTTTTAGATTAAATGAAAAGTAAATATACTTTACTTAAAGGTTTAAATCATTTTTATAACGGTTTTGAGTTCAATATCTTTAAAAATGCCGAGTCAAAGGGTACAAACCTGCATACCCATGATTTTAATGAGCTTGTTTTTACGATTGAAGGGCATGCGTTTCATAAAACACTTAAGGGAAAAAAGAGTATTAAAAGAGGCAGTATATTTTTTATCCCGGATGGCGGGGTCCACGGCTATGAGACAGATAAAGAGATTGGGATATATAATATTATATTCTCCGTAAAACTCGAAAGAGAGATTCAGAAGAATTATCTTGAGAAAGTATTCCCCGGGAAGAAAAGTTTTGTGAATGTGCTTAATGAAAAATTAAGTATGCCTGTTCATCTTCCACCTGCTGAAACGGTGTTTATTGAAAGTCTTATAAAAAAAATATGTGTAGAACATGACGGAAAAAAAAGAGGTTATGAAACGGTTACTAAGACCTATTTTGCGGAGTTAATAATCAACCTGGCAAGACATCTTGAAAAAGAATCTGATATTAAAATGTCTTATATGGAAAATGATGAACGGATTAAGAGGATCCTTGTACATATTGAGAAAAGATATTCCGGAAAGATTACTTTAAAAGAGCTTGCGGATAAAGTAAATCTGGTTCCGGCTTATTTCTCCTTTTTTTTTAAGAAAACAACAGGTTACGGTGTTTTTGAATATATAACTGAATTTAGAATTTACAAAGCATGTTTTTTACTTAAAAATACGGACAAACACATCCTTGAGGTAGCTTATGAAACAGGATACAACAGCGTGTCTCTATTTAACCGCATATTCAAACGTATAACAGGCCTTTCCCCCCGCGACTACCGCCGGCTGCAGTAAAACTAAAGATAGTGCTATTGTCCAACGTAATAGTAGTGGTAAAAAAATAATGCTCCTTAATGTAAGATTAGAAAAATGTTGTCCGGTGTTACTTTAAGAGAATAATATTTTATGCAAGAAATTTCCGGTAGAGATTGAATAATATAAAATTGGGCCCGTAAGGTCGTTGAGAAATACTTTTGGACCTTGTCATCACAGGCTTGGGGATGATGTTGGCTGGGTAGGTCCGGACCAGTTTGTAGACGACGCAGACCAGAAATTGGAGTACGTATTTGTGCCTTACGGTTTAATAGAAGGCGCAAGTATTGTGATAAATAAGTAAGCAAAACAAAATAAGTCCGGGCAAAAGAGTGTTAATGCTAGATTAACAAATATTCATTACTGCTTGACAGCTGACGTGAAATAGTATATAATAAAGCTATGATGAATCCGGTAGGAGTAAATATAAGAAGGTTACGCGAAGGCAAGAGGATTAAGCTTCGCGAATTTGCTAGAAGCTTGAATTTGAGCGCGAGCTTTATATCTCAAGTGGAAATGGGAAAGGCTTCACCGTCTCTTTCAACCTTGAAGGAAATAGCGGACAAACTTTCCACTACGGTAGGTGAGCTTATCGGTGAGGGGCAGCAGGTATCTGAAGTGCCGGTAACAAGGGAGAAAGACAGAAAGAATATAAAGGACCTTGAAAAAGGGGTAAGTATGTATCTCCTCACTTCTCCGGATAACAATAAGACAATGGAACCTCTTCTATTTAAAATGAACAAAAATGCCAGTTCCGGAGGATCTAATTACACGCATTATGGACAGGAATTTGTCCTGGTACTAAAGGGGGAGTTGGAGATAAAATTGAATGACAGTATCTATATATTGAAAAAAGGAGACAGTATATATTTTAATTCAAAAACCCCGCATTCCTTTAAAAATATTGGAAACGGGGAGGCTGAGGCTGTTTGGGTGATAACGCCGCCTTCTTTCTAGTTTTTTTTGCAAAAGGTGTTAATATATGCTTAATAATGTTAATCAATATAAAACAGGAGGAAATATGAAAGACATACTGAAAAGCAGGTTGGGCGGACTTAAAAGCGGTGTGGAAGAATTTTGGTCTAAACTCGGTGAAATTGAAATTGGAAATACGAATTTCGAGCATTTTCCAAAGTATATTTCTAAAGAGATGAAAAACAATGGTTATGATGTCGTTTCAATCGATAAAGCCGAAAACGTTGTAGGACTGATAAAAGGAAGCCGTGATGAAGGGGATATCGTTATTCTTTCGCATTTTGATGCAACGGAAAAAACAGGCGGCAATGCCGGTTTTAAAAATGGCATAACTTCGGGCTTATTCGCAGGGACTTTGCTTGAAAATTCGCTTGCGCCTCTAAAGGGTAATATTATTTTCTGCTGCATTCCAAACATTAATAACAGCGAAGCTAGAGTGGAATATTTGTTCAGTGAAACACTTAAACACAGGAGAAATAAAATAAAAAGCGTTCTTCTATGCGAATCTACCGGTTTAAATGTATACCTCGGTCATAAAGGCAGAATGGAATATGAGATACAGATAACCGGGGATTTTTCCGGGCAGACGGCAGACAGTAAAATGCAGATGGCGTTTCCTCTTGTTAATGAATTGTATAAAGTAGGAGAGAAACTCCCTTTGAATTCCAACCTTGGAAAATCCAAACTTTCGGTCCGAGATGTTTCTTACACCAAGAATGACTCGGGCACGAAAGAGATGAAATTCACCGTAGATAGGGTCTTTGTGCCGGAGGAAGATCATTATGCTATTTTGAAAAGGGCCAAGTCTATTGCGGAAGAAGTTTATTCGAAAAAGGAAAAATATTCAGTTAATACGGCAGTCGCGGTTGAACAACTGCATATGAACGGCGGGCTGGACTTGAAAGTTGAGAAAAAATATGAGCCGTGGCTTATGGACAGCGCAGAGCCTTTTGTTAGAAAATCTATGGATGCTCTTTCTGAAGTGGATTTAAAATCTAAAACAGGGTACTGGCAGAATTCCTTTACTTTTGGTTCTTATACGTATGGTAAACTTAAAATTCCTACCTTGGGTTTTGGCGCAGGAAAGGAAGAACACTCCAAAGTTACGGATAAAGCGGAACAGCTTAAGAATCTGGAAGCTGCAGTTCTGGGCACGGCCTGGATAGCGTATAGAAATATCGGCATTCCCTCGTTCGGGTGGAGTTCAGATGAAATCTGAAGAAAGTATTAACATACTTGTTTTTAATCCCGGAAGTTCTTCGGTAAAATACAGGTTAATCAGTATGCCCGGCGAAAAAGACCTTATTTTTGGGGAAGCTGAAAGGGTGGGGATTAAGACCCAGGGAGCTTCTTTTATAACACACGTAGTTCTGGGTGAAAAAAGGGTGCTTAAGATTGATATGCCTGACCACAGTACAGCTTTTAAATGCATTATGGGTGTAATAGCGGAGGATGTCGCAAAGAACAGCCGGCTTAAAACAACAGCTTTTGCCCACAGGTTTGTGCATCCCGGGAATCTTTATAATAAGACTACCAGGGCGGAAGATAATGACCTGAAAAAGCTGAAAACTACCTTTGACCTTGCGCCTATACATAATCCGGTTTCCCATTCTTTTATGGAAATGTGCCGTAATTTTTCACGGGAAATACCCCAGTATGCTGTTTTTGATACCGCCTTTCATGCGCAAATTCCGCCGGAAAATTATACCTACGCCTTACCGGCAAAAATTGCAAAAGAATACGGGATCCGCAGAGTTGGTTTTCACGGAATTTCGCATAAGTTCGTAACCACAGAGGCTGCCCGGTTCTTAAAAAGAGAGTTTGACCTGCAAAAAATAATAAGCTGTCATCTCGGGACCGGAGGGGCCAGCATCTGTGCGGTAAAAGACGGTCATTCCATACACAATACTATGGGTTTAACTCCGCTAGAGGGGCTTATTATGAATACAAGGAGCGGAGACCTTGACACGGGAGTATTATTTCGTCTCATTGCAAACGAAGACCTTACCGTCAAGCAGGCGGATGAAATATTAAATAAAAAAAGCGGAGTTCTGGGTATTTTTGGCTCCTCTTCTGATCTCCGCGATGCCGTAAAGACAATGAAAAATGATAAAAATGCTGCTTTTGCTTTTAATATGTTCATAAGAAGGATAAAAAAATATATAGGTTTTTACTCGCTTCTTCTGAGAAAACCGGACATTTTAATTTTTACTGATTCTCTTGGTGTTTCGGTCCCTCTTGTAAGGGAGAAAGTCTGCGAAGCAATGGAGATTTTTGGAATAAAGTTGGATAAAAAGAAGAATAATAATTATAAGTCAGGGATAAAGGATATTTCCTCCGGAAAATCCGCAGCCCGTATTATGATAGTGCCGACCAATGAAGAGATAATGATAGCGAGGGAAGCATATGGAGCGCACAAATGAAACTAGTAGGAGAAATAGGAGCAAGTAATATCAAAGTCACAGTCTTTGAAAGTAAGAGAAGCAAAGAAGAGATTACATTTGTTCTGGAACATGATGAAATTATGGATAAGAAAAAGAGTTTCTTTGAGGTCTTAGCTGTAAAAGGGATCGACCCGGATAATATTACAGCAGTTTCGTTTGTTCTCCCTTTTGGTCCGGAAAAATCAAAAAATCCGGAGCCTATGAAAGAAAACATAATAGATAAATTAGAAAGCTTGTCGGATATATATCCGTCTTATATACCTTTTGCCGTAAAGCTCTTACGAAGATTATTCAAAGAAAATACAAAAATACCTGTTTCTCTGTTTTTTGATACTTCTTTTTTTCTTTCTCTTCCTTTGGAAGAGGTGTTTTATGCCATACCTCTAAGTAGTTCAGAAAAGAGTAAAT
The genomic region above belongs to Candidatus Firestonebacteria bacterium RIFOXYD2_FULL_39_29 and contains:
- a CDS encoding glycoside hydrolase codes for the protein MPKGYLALVLHAHLPYIRHPEHDDFLEEDWFYEAVFETYIPLLLVYERLVEDNVDFRVTMSLTPPLINMLADPLLQDRALHHIEKLIELSEKEIRRTEFEPHFNHVAKMYSWKFNEYRAYFLKYNKNIVNWFKKFSDLGKLEIITCGATHGYLPLLSVNEKAVRAQIKVAVDCHKKHIGKQPNGIWLPECAYYPGIEKILKENGINFFFVDSHGVNYAKPRPKYGIFAPVFTRSGTAAFARDVESSKQVWSAKEGYPGDFYYREFYRDVGFDLDYEYIKPYINEDGLRTFTGMKYYRITGASDYKEAYDPWIADHKAAEHAGNFVFNREKQVEHLASKMDRKPIIVAPYDAELYGHWWYEGPQFLNFFFRKVYHDQDVFKTITPSEYLKEYPKNQVCSPCESSWGYKGSHEVWLEGGNDWIYRHLHKAADRMCEMAAKLPDAEGILKRALNQMARELLLMQASDWAFIMKTRTNVGYAVNATKDHLSRFTKLYEDINSNSIDLPWLNWMEYKDNIFPEIDYKVYL